A window of Polypterus senegalus isolate Bchr_013 chromosome 14, ASM1683550v1, whole genome shotgun sequence contains these coding sequences:
- the magoh gene encoding protein mago nashi homolog: MSSDFYLRYYVGHKGKFGHEFLEFEFRPDGKLRYANNSNYKNDVMIRKEAYVHKSVMEELKRIIDDSEITKEDDALWPPPDRVGRQELEIVIGDEHISFTTSKIGSLIDVNQSKDPEGLRVFYYLVQDLKCLVFSLIGLHFKIKPI, encoded by the exons ATGTCCAGTGATTTTTACTTACGTTATTACGTTGGGCACAAGGGAAAATTTGGTCACGAGTTTTTGGAGTTTGAGTTCCGGCCTGATG GTAAACTGAGGTACGCCAACAACAGCAATTACAAGAACGATGTCATGATTCGAAAAGAG GCCTACGTCCATAAGAGTGTAATGGAAGAACTCAAGAGGATAATTGATGACAGTGAAATCACAAAGGAAGACGATGCTCTGTGGCCCCCACCTGACAGAGTCGGACGTCAG GAGTTGGAGATTGTAATCGGTGATGAGCATATTTCATTCACAACTTCCAAGATTGGGTCTTTAATTGACGTAAACCAGTCCAA AGATCCTGAAGGTCTCCGAGTGTTTTACTACCTGGTTCAAGACTTGAAGTGTCTAGTGTTCAGTCTAATTGGCTTGCACTTCAAGATTAAGCCAATTTAA